A window of the Sporosarcina sp. FSL K6-2383 genome harbors these coding sequences:
- a CDS encoding GDSL-type esterase/lipase family protein — protein sequence MRRVFIIMIAFSVFLLGCQQNIVSVPDTLSKRQNIAFTAWDIPGYFIPKRIHVVGLGDSLTQGVGDERKKEGYFGRVTSEMIEWRGVKEIDVANLAKRGRRSDQLIKQLEEPDIQSAVKRADMIYLTIGGNDMMKVVKSNLFNLQIEPFYIELGKFENRLDEVFSIIRALNNDVIIVVAGLYNPTTLVTDEANEFVTIIDDWNEAIEVRSTLDSKSCFVPVIDLFDSNENMVYHTDFFHPNAKGYDRMAARYVEQLKKCGLLELSDGEMDM from the coding sequence ATGAGAAGAGTGTTCATAATCATGATAGCCTTCTCGGTGTTTTTGTTAGGTTGCCAACAAAACATCGTATCAGTACCAGATACCTTGTCAAAACGGCAAAACATTGCATTTACAGCATGGGACATTCCAGGCTATTTCATCCCAAAACGAATTCATGTCGTTGGGTTGGGTGATTCGTTAACGCAAGGTGTTGGGGACGAACGGAAAAAGGAAGGCTATTTTGGCCGAGTGACAAGTGAAATGATTGAGTGGCGTGGCGTAAAAGAAATCGATGTCGCCAATTTGGCCAAGCGCGGTCGAAGAAGTGACCAGCTAATTAAACAGCTTGAGGAGCCAGACATACAATCAGCTGTCAAAAGAGCTGACATGATTTATTTAACGATTGGCGGCAATGATATGATGAAAGTAGTTAAATCCAATCTTTTCAATCTGCAGATAGAGCCTTTTTATATAGAGCTCGGCAAGTTTGAAAATAGATTGGATGAAGTATTTTCCATCATTCGGGCTTTAAATAATGATGTCATCATTGTCGTGGCAGGTCTTTACAACCCAACGACACTTGTAACGGATGAAGCAAATGAATTTGTAACAATTATAGACGATTGGAACGAAGCGATTGAAGTTCGTTCAACGCTAGACAGTAAATCCTGTTTCGTGCCTGTTATTGATTTATTTGATTCTAACGAAAACATGGTGTACCACACCGATTTCTTTCATCCGAATGCAAAAGGCTATGATAGAATGGCGGCACGTTATGTTGAACAATTGAAAAAATGTGGTTTGCTAGAACTATCTGATGGGGAAATGGATATGTAG
- the msrB gene encoding peptide-methionine (R)-S-oxide reductase MsrB encodes MKEQLKKTLTDMQYYVTQESGTEPPFRNEFDSHYEEGIYVDIVSGKPLFSSKDKYDAGCGWPSFTKPIDAPEVIEHVDSSHGMRRIEVRSKTADSHLGHVFPDGPGEDGLRYCINSAALRFVAVDRFEAEGYEAYTQQFQD; translated from the coding sequence ATGAAAGAACAGTTGAAAAAGACATTAACGGATATGCAGTATTATGTGACGCAGGAAAGCGGAACAGAACCACCTTTTCGTAATGAATTCGATAGTCATTACGAAGAAGGCATTTATGTAGATATTGTATCAGGCAAGCCATTATTTAGCTCGAAGGATAAATATGATGCAGGATGTGGGTGGCCAAGCTTTACGAAACCAATCGATGCGCCAGAAGTCATTGAACATGTGGATAGTAGTCATGGTATGCGCCGGATAGAGGTGCGCAGTAAAACAGCAGATTCACATCTTGGTCATGTATTTCCAGATGGACCGGGCGAAGATGGACTGCGCTATTGTATAAATTCGGCTGCGCTGCGCTTTGTCGCTGTTGACCGTTTTGAAGCAGAAGGGTACGAAGCCTATACGCAACAATTTCAAGACTAA
- a CDS encoding S41 family peptidase: protein MDDKEKTDLELEHSDEQHSPQQPPAKRTINLKPFSFVMLVFGLVLATAAITFFVLTTGDEKVVEVVNPQKPKVVDRKEFQKLYDTYDEMKENYYADIDETAIIDGAINGMIDALGDPYSDYLNEKEARQLHESISSSFEGIGAEIQEKNGYINVVSPIKNSPAEHAGILPNDLIIAVDGESIQGLSSSEAVLLIRGEKGTTVTLTIRRGEAVEPVDVKIVRDVIPIETVYTEMLEDGIAHIHITSFSEGTYAELLVALDDMEAQGMKGLVVDVRQNPGGILDAAIEISDLFVENGKNLFQYEKKGSKPIIYTAMGDRKVTVPVTLVIDEGSASASEILAGALKESADVPLVGVTTFGKGTVQSPKNLTDGSNLKLTTAKWLTANGNWIHKKGIEPTISVPYPTYAMLPFLDPAAEMKEGMNNAQTKAAEEMLEAVGYEPGEVDGQFDEQTTEAVEKLQEDLKLEVNGVLAGETTIGLMNKLRTKIKVDDPQLLKAKEVLLEKLGQ, encoded by the coding sequence ATGGATGACAAAGAGAAAACTGATCTTGAACTAGAACACAGTGATGAACAACATTCACCGCAGCAGCCACCTGCCAAACGAACGATTAATTTAAAACCATTTTCCTTCGTCATGCTCGTATTTGGCCTTGTACTAGCGACGGCAGCTATCACGTTTTTTGTGCTAACGACAGGTGATGAAAAAGTGGTCGAAGTTGTTAATCCACAAAAGCCAAAAGTTGTAGACCGCAAAGAATTTCAAAAGCTTTACGATACGTATGATGAAATGAAGGAAAATTACTATGCTGATATAGATGAAACAGCTATTATTGACGGGGCGATCAATGGAATGATTGATGCACTTGGCGATCCTTATTCTGACTATTTGAATGAAAAAGAAGCCCGTCAATTGCATGAAAGCATTTCATCAAGCTTCGAAGGTATTGGTGCCGAAATTCAGGAGAAAAACGGGTATATCAACGTCGTGTCTCCTATTAAAAATTCGCCGGCAGAACATGCAGGTATTTTGCCAAATGATCTCATCATTGCTGTAGATGGTGAAAGTATTCAAGGCTTATCATCATCTGAAGCGGTACTACTCATTCGAGGGGAAAAAGGGACAACTGTAACCTTAACGATTAGACGCGGAGAAGCAGTTGAACCTGTCGATGTGAAAATTGTTCGTGATGTCATACCTATAGAAACAGTTTATACCGAAATGTTAGAAGATGGTATTGCGCATATTCATATTACGAGCTTTTCAGAAGGCACTTACGCCGAGTTGCTTGTTGCACTCGACGATATGGAAGCACAAGGGATGAAAGGCTTAGTTGTCGATGTACGTCAAAATCCGGGCGGCATATTAGATGCTGCAATAGAAATCTCTGATTTATTCGTAGAAAATGGCAAGAATTTATTCCAATACGAGAAAAAAGGGTCTAAACCAATCATCTATACTGCGATGGGTGATCGAAAAGTTACGGTTCCCGTGACGCTTGTCATTGATGAAGGAAGTGCTTCGGCTTCTGAAATATTAGCAGGGGCATTAAAGGAATCTGCGGATGTACCTCTAGTTGGTGTGACAACATTCGGTAAAGGAACCGTTCAATCACCGAAAAATCTTACAGATGGCTCCAACTTAAAACTAACGACGGCGAAATGGCTAACAGCAAACGGGAATTGGATACACAAAAAAGGAATTGAACCTACGATTAGTGTACCGTATCCAACATATGCCATGCTGCCATTCCTCGATCCGGCGGCAGAAATGAAGGAAGGCATGAACAACGCTCAAACTAAAGCAGCGGAAGAAATGCTAGAAGCAGTTGGTTATGAACCAGGCGAAGTCGATGGGCAGTTTGATGAACAAACAACAGAGGCTGTTGAAAAATTGCAAGAAGATCTCAAGTTAGAAGTAAATGGTGTTTTAGCTGGAGAAACAACAATAGGTTTGATGAATAAACTACGGACAAAAATTAAAGTAGATGATCCACAGCTACTGAAAGCAAAAGAAGTATTGCTTGAAAAATTAGGACAATAA
- a CDS encoding YpmS family protein → MNKWKVGFFLLAGLVAAGISAVIVLVSSSNESVPFPEMNALNMTDNVLTVNATKENLEGIANTYIRKAMKGEPIPVTMKVDDEVLLFSEMTMFSLTFPVIMHFDPFVHDDGNLILKLSKMEIGKLNILPSAILKVLKDSVKLPTWMSVRPKEEEIFINLSEIPVSGNLQVRAKTFNLAEDEIILEIIIPNE, encoded by the coding sequence ATGAATAAATGGAAAGTAGGCTTTTTTTTACTAGCGGGTCTTGTCGCAGCAGGTATTTCTGCTGTTATTGTACTCGTTAGCAGCTCTAATGAATCCGTACCTTTTCCAGAAATGAATGCCTTGAACATGACCGACAATGTCTTAACTGTAAACGCAACGAAAGAGAACTTAGAGGGTATCGCTAATACATATATTCGTAAAGCGATGAAAGGTGAGCCGATTCCGGTAACGATGAAAGTGGATGACGAGGTACTGTTATTCTCGGAAATGACAATGTTCTCGTTAACATTCCCAGTCATTATGCACTTTGATCCGTTTGTACATGATGATGGTAATTTAATATTGAAGCTTTCGAAGATGGAGATTGGCAAGTTAAACATACTACCTTCTGCCATTTTAAAAGTATTAAAGGATTCCGTAAAGCTCCCCACTTGGATGAGTGTTCGCCCGAAGGAAGAAGAAATATTTATCAATTTGTCGGAAATCCCTGTTTCAGGTAATTTACAAGTGAGGGCAAAAACATTTAACTTGGCAGAAGATGAGATTATTTTAGAAATTATTATTCCGAATGAATGA
- a CDS encoding DegV family protein, translating to MKKVYIVTDSTAELEKRDIEQYGIHIVPLTILINGETYIDGIDIQPDKFAEMMRDTVELPKSSQPATGAFKELYDRLGEDGSEIISIHMTGGMSGTVKSAQVAADMTQSKVTVIDSMYITHALTFQVLEAAKMAGQGKPVAEIVERLTSIRKKTTLFVVVDVLDNLVKGGRIGKGKAMIGSLLNIKPIATLQDGVYTPVAKARSHKQVVAHLFKVFREETTGKIVRGVGIAHVNGLAMAEPLKKLIEESGVKDVKLTFATPVISTHTGEGAIGFMYYTE from the coding sequence ATGAAAAAAGTTTATATTGTGACAGATTCAACCGCAGAATTGGAAAAAAGGGATATAGAACAATATGGGATTCATATTGTCCCATTAACGATACTTATTAATGGTGAAACGTATATCGATGGGATTGATATTCAACCAGATAAATTTGCTGAAATGATGAGGGATACAGTAGAGTTGCCTAAAAGTTCACAGCCTGCAACAGGTGCTTTTAAAGAGTTGTATGACCGATTAGGTGAGGACGGTAGTGAAATCATCTCCATTCATATGACGGGTGGTATGAGCGGCACAGTAAAGTCTGCACAAGTAGCTGCCGATATGACCCAGTCAAAAGTGACGGTTATTGATTCGATGTATATTACACATGCCTTAACATTTCAAGTGTTGGAAGCGGCAAAAATGGCCGGGCAAGGAAAACCAGTTGCAGAAATCGTCGAACGCTTGACTAGTATACGAAAAAAGACAACCCTTTTTGTTGTTGTTGATGTGCTAGACAACCTTGTCAAAGGTGGACGAATCGGTAAAGGAAAAGCAATGATTGGCTCGTTACTCAATATTAAACCGATTGCTACGCTACAAGATGGTGTTTATACACCTGTTGCCAAAGCGCGTAGCCATAAACAAGTGGTTGCCCATTTGTTTAAAGTTTTCAGAGAAGAGACGACTGGTAAAATTGTGCGCGGCGTCGGCATTGCACATGTTAATGGCTTGGCGATGGCAGAGCCCCTGAAAAAATTGATTGAAGAATCGGGTGTCAAAGACGTTAAACTGACATTTGCTACACCTGTCATTAGCACACATACTGGTGAAGGCGCAATTGGTTTTATGTACTACACGGAGTGA
- the deoD gene encoding purine-nucleoside phosphorylase encodes MSIHINAKKGEIADTILLPGDPLRAKYIAETFLEDVTQYNDVRNMFGYTGTYKGKRISVQGTGMGVPSISIYVTELMQEYDVQKLIRVGTCGAIQKDVHVRDVILAQSASTDSKMNDIIFNGVSYAPTADFDLLLKAHQAGLEKGLELKVGNVFTEDVFYNEHAQHEKWAQYGVLAVEMEAAALYTLAAKFGRQALAILTVSDHILTGEATSSEERQTTFNDMIIVALEAAIQD; translated from the coding sequence ATGAGTATACATATTAACGCAAAAAAAGGTGAAATTGCAGATACTATTTTACTACCAGGAGATCCACTTCGTGCAAAATACATTGCTGAAACATTTCTAGAGGATGTCACACAATACAATGATGTTCGGAATATGTTCGGTTATACAGGCACGTACAAAGGCAAACGTATTTCCGTGCAAGGAACTGGAATGGGTGTACCTTCTATTTCAATCTATGTAACCGAGTTAATGCAAGAATATGACGTTCAAAAACTGATTCGCGTCGGAACTTGCGGTGCTATCCAGAAGGATGTACACGTGCGTGATGTAATTCTTGCGCAAAGTGCATCTACGGATTCTAAAATGAATGATATTATCTTTAATGGCGTCAGCTATGCGCCAACTGCTGATTTTGATCTATTATTGAAAGCGCATCAAGCAGGTCTTGAAAAAGGCTTGGAGCTAAAAGTAGGGAACGTCTTTACAGAAGATGTTTTTTATAATGAACATGCACAACACGAAAAATGGGCGCAGTATGGTGTCTTGGCGGTGGAAATGGAAGCTGCGGCATTATACACGCTTGCAGCGAAATTTGGTCGTCAAGCACTTGCGATTCTAACAGTGAGCGACCATATCCTCACAGGGGAAGCGACATCATCAGAAGAACGACAAACGACATTTAACGATATGATTATCGTAGCGTTAGAGGCAGCAATTCAAGACTGA
- a CDS encoding YozE family protein has protein sequence MNRSFYRFVLSFRGGVKGDLNALFAESMFNDLSFPREEKSFDTLSRYIEEKADSQMPSAIFDELYRLYEERFPQQ, from the coding sequence ATGAATCGATCTTTTTACCGTTTTGTTCTTTCATTCCGCGGTGGGGTAAAAGGAGATTTAAATGCTCTCTTTGCGGAAAGTATGTTCAATGATTTAAGCTTTCCAAGGGAAGAAAAGTCCTTTGACACATTATCACGCTATATCGAAGAAAAGGCGGATTCGCAAATGCCATCCGCCATTTTCGATGAATTATATAGATTGTATGAAGAACGTTTTCCTCAACAATAA
- the msrA gene encoding peptide-methionine (S)-S-oxide reductase MsrA: MTQSVATFAGGCFWCMVKPFHRYEGVVSVVSGYTGGDIANPSYELVCTNTTGHREAVQITFDDTIISYRELLDIFWRQIDPTDSGGQFFDRGESYQTAIYYHTTEQLELAEQSKSALEVENKFAKSIATDILPAKPFYAAEEGHQDYYMKNPTHYNRYATGSGREQFKIDNWGEEA, from the coding sequence ATGACACAGTCAGTCGCAACATTTGCAGGTGGTTGTTTTTGGTGCATGGTGAAACCATTTCACCGTTATGAAGGCGTTGTGTCTGTTGTTTCAGGCTACACAGGTGGAGATATTGCTAATCCATCCTACGAGCTCGTTTGTACAAACACAACTGGACATCGAGAAGCGGTTCAAATTACATTTGACGATACAATTATTTCGTATCGTGAGCTTTTAGATATATTTTGGCGACAAATAGATCCAACTGATAGTGGAGGACAGTTTTTCGACCGTGGAGAGTCATATCAAACGGCAATTTATTATCATACAACCGAACAATTGGAGCTGGCGGAGCAATCCAAGTCTGCACTAGAGGTTGAGAATAAATTCGCTAAATCGATTGCGACAGATATCCTTCCAGCTAAGCCATTTTATGCGGCGGAAGAAGGACATCAAGATTATTACATGAAAAATCCTACTCACTACAACCGTTATGCAACTGGTTCAGGCCGAGAACAATTCAAAATTGACAATTGGGGTGAAGAAGCATGA